The Polaribacter tangerinus genome has a segment encoding these proteins:
- a CDS encoding SLBB domain-containing protein: MKKTVQLLFVIFIALQTSVVFAQDIKQLNSVDVNGLTDAQIETYWQQIKKRGYSLEQLDVLGKAQGISPSKIAAFKRRVNNLSFSSTNQDADTTQLNEMSAKENDAYGLSGDKTELLKAPKDKELLFGYDFFSNSKISFTPSVNLAVPENYQIGPGDELMIDLWGASEVTYKSLVNTNGNIKISGIGFIYVNGFSLEDATKKIITKLKKKHAGIAASNSSYNKVYTNITVSKIRTVQVNIIGEVKTPGTYSLNSLATVLNALYVAGGPTKMGTFRDVQLIRGNTKIASLDIYEYMISGMQQGNLKLQDQDVLLVKPYKNRVTVEGAVKRPGIYELKDHETLADLVNYFGGFKPEAYTNLFVIERLNGTQKEVREVALSAISDFKMQSGDKLVVNEVLDRFQNKITIEGEVYRPGNYELFENMTLQNLLQKAEGVTPEAFLQRGLLVRTFDASKKQNIPFSIASVLEGKSPILLRAKDSIKIFNKNELREKRTITVNGEVNNPGTFNYIDDLQIEDVIAMSGGLKEGADEEVISVSRRLKDGSFVTLSEIYAVSSDKNLAINKGTPFYLQPYDVITVRTAKGYISQKNVKITGEVKYQGTYTLKNKNERISDLIERAGGFTEFAYVEGAVLIRKTETDVAKDIKDVIKKNEGEVSDLEILEEEESTLDEYKVAIDLGAILKNKNSDIDMFLRENDELIIPSERQTVKVSGMVIKPSLVQYKKGRRLKEYITKSGGFADMSKRSKVYVSYANGDVETVKNFLFFRWYPKLSPGATIYVPAKPERKKMSAGEIMGITSSIATLGILIQTLLR, encoded by the coding sequence ATGAAAAAAACAGTACAGTTACTCTTCGTAATTTTTATAGCACTTCAAACTTCAGTTGTGTTTGCTCAAGACATCAAACAACTAAATTCAGTTGATGTGAATGGCCTAACAGACGCTCAAATTGAAACCTATTGGCAGCAAATTAAAAAAAGAGGGTATTCTTTAGAGCAGTTAGACGTGCTGGGGAAAGCTCAAGGTATTTCACCGTCTAAAATTGCAGCCTTTAAAAGAAGGGTGAATAACTTGTCATTCTCATCTACAAATCAAGATGCAGATACTACTCAGTTAAACGAGATGAGTGCAAAAGAAAATGATGCTTATGGCTTATCAGGAGATAAAACTGAATTACTAAAGGCGCCAAAAGATAAAGAGTTATTATTTGGATATGATTTTTTTAGCAATTCAAAAATATCATTCACTCCTAGTGTAAATTTAGCAGTTCCAGAAAATTATCAAATAGGTCCTGGAGATGAGTTAATGATAGACCTTTGGGGAGCCTCAGAAGTTACCTATAAGTCGCTTGTAAATACGAACGGTAATATTAAAATAAGTGGTATCGGTTTTATTTATGTGAACGGTTTTTCATTAGAGGATGCTACCAAAAAAATTATTACAAAATTAAAAAAGAAACATGCAGGTATTGCCGCTAGTAATTCTAGCTATAATAAGGTATATACCAATATTACAGTTTCTAAAATTAGAACGGTACAAGTAAATATTATCGGAGAAGTAAAAACGCCTGGCACGTATTCTTTAAACTCATTGGCTACAGTTTTAAATGCTTTATACGTAGCTGGTGGACCAACCAAAATGGGAACTTTTAGAGACGTGCAACTAATAAGAGGGAATACAAAGATTGCTTCGTTAGACATTTACGAGTATATGATTTCGGGAATGCAACAAGGAAATTTAAAGCTGCAAGATCAAGATGTATTGTTGGTAAAGCCCTATAAAAATAGAGTTACTGTAGAAGGGGCAGTAAAAAGACCCGGAATATACGAATTAAAAGACCATGAAACTTTAGCGGATTTGGTGAATTATTTTGGTGGTTTTAAGCCAGAAGCTTACACAAATTTATTTGTTATAGAGCGTTTAAATGGAACTCAAAAAGAAGTTCGTGAAGTTGCTTTGTCTGCTATTTCAGATTTTAAAATGCAGTCTGGAGACAAACTCGTTGTGAATGAAGTATTAGATCGTTTCCAAAATAAAATTACTATAGAAGGAGAAGTGTACAGGCCAGGAAATTATGAGCTGTTCGAAAATATGACCTTACAAAATTTACTTCAAAAAGCAGAAGGTGTTACGCCAGAAGCATTTCTGCAAAGAGGGTTATTAGTGCGAACTTTCGATGCTAGTAAAAAGCAGAACATACCATTTTCTATTGCTTCAGTATTAGAAGGTAAATCGCCCATTCTATTAAGAGCCAAAGATTCAATTAAAATTTTTAATAAAAATGAGTTGAGAGAAAAGCGAACCATTACGGTAAATGGTGAAGTTAACAATCCAGGTACTTTTAATTATATTGATGATTTACAAATAGAAGACGTCATTGCGATGTCTGGAGGTTTAAAGGAAGGAGCAGATGAAGAGGTTATTAGTGTTTCTAGACGATTAAAAGATGGAAGTTTTGTAACCTTAAGTGAAATTTATGCGGTGTCTTCCGATAAAAACCTAGCTATTAATAAAGGAACCCCTTTTTATTTACAACCATATGATGTAATAACCGTTAGAACAGCCAAAGGGTATATTTCCCAAAAAAATGTAAAAATTACAGGAGAAGTAAAATACCAAGGAACCTATACCTTAAAAAATAAAAATGAACGGATATCAGATTTAATTGAACGAGCCGGTGGGTTTACCGAGTTTGCTTATGTAGAGGGAGCTGTGTTAATAAGAAAGACCGAAACAGATGTAGCAAAAGATATTAAAGATGTCATTAAAAAAAATGAGGGAGAGGTAAGTGATTTAGAAATTTTAGAGGAAGAAGAGAGTACTTTAGATGAATACAAAGTAGCTATAGACCTTGGAGCTATTTTAAAAAATAAAAACTCCGACATCGACATGTTTTTAAGAGAAAATGACGAGCTTATTATTCCTTCAGAAAGACAAACAGTAAAAGTGTCTGGCATGGTTATTAAACCTTCTTTAGTGCAATACAAAAAAGGTAGGCGGTTAAAAGAGTATATTACCAAGTCTGGAGGTTTTGCAGACATGTCTAAGCGTTCTAAAGTATATGTATCCTACGCAAACGGAGATGTAGAAACGGTAAAAAACTTTTTATTTTTTAGATGGTATCCAAAACTATCTCCGGGAGCTACTATATATGTACCTGCAAAACCAGAACGCAAAAAAATGTCGGCAGGAGAAATCATGGGAATTACCTCTTCGATTGCTACTTTGGGGATTTTGATACAAACATTATTGCGATAA
- a CDS encoding Wzz/FepE/Etk N-terminal domain-containing protein has protein sequence MNQELNKNRTPEEDAIDIIALLKQLWVARKLILKITTIFFCIGLFVAVFSKNEYTASTTFVPLAQGKSAASGLGGLASLAGINLGGAINNTEISPELYPKIINSVPFQLEMLHTPISIESNSKKVSYKEFYKTIYRPGVLATLKKYTIGLPGLLLSSLKKDEQELQAITNAISKDQIVVISNEDYKLIKVLEKQLNLEVNAKEGFVAVSFTFSEPKASAELALKAQQLLQKYALKFKTQKATEQLNYITQRYTEKQQEFEQAKLQLAQFQDRNSGLNTALGRTKLMQLQAEYDLIFSVYSELAKQQETQQLQVKQDTPLFTVLKPVTIPKEKSAPKKTLIIIIYIFLGLVMSVGYSLIKEPLKNILQEIRNAN, from the coding sequence ATGAATCAAGAATTGAATAAAAATAGAACTCCAGAGGAAGATGCCATAGATATTATTGCTTTGTTAAAGCAATTGTGGGTTGCGCGTAAATTAATTTTAAAAATAACCACTATTTTCTTTTGCATTGGGTTGTTTGTAGCTGTTTTTTCAAAAAATGAGTATACAGCCTCTACAACTTTTGTGCCCTTGGCACAAGGGAAGTCTGCTGCCAGTGGTTTAGGAGGCTTGGCCTCTTTAGCAGGAATAAATTTAGGGGGAGCAATTAATAATACAGAAATTTCACCAGAGTTATATCCAAAAATCATCAATAGTGTTCCTTTTCAACTAGAAATGTTGCACACTCCGATAAGTATAGAAAGTAATAGTAAAAAAGTATCTTACAAAGAATTTTATAAAACCATTTATCGTCCGGGTGTACTAGCAACCTTAAAAAAATATACCATTGGTTTACCTGGTTTGTTATTGTCTTCGTTAAAAAAGGATGAACAAGAATTACAAGCAATTACTAATGCTATTTCTAAAGATCAAATAGTAGTCATTTCGAATGAAGATTATAAACTAATTAAAGTGCTGGAGAAGCAATTAAATTTAGAAGTAAATGCTAAAGAAGGTTTTGTGGCGGTGTCTTTTACATTTTCTGAACCAAAAGCAAGTGCTGAGTTGGCACTAAAGGCGCAACAACTATTACAAAAATATGCACTAAAATTTAAAACGCAAAAAGCAACAGAGCAGTTAAATTATATTACCCAAAGATATACCGAAAAACAACAAGAGTTTGAACAAGCTAAATTACAACTAGCTCAATTTCAAGACCGTAATTCTGGATTAAATACAGCCTTGGGTAGAACAAAATTAATGCAATTGCAAGCAGAGTACGACCTCATATTCTCGGTGTATTCAGAGCTGGCTAAACAGCAAGAAACACAGCAGTTGCAAGTAAAGCAAGACACTCCTTTATTTACAGTATTAAAACCTGTAACGATACCAAAAGAAAAATCAGCACCCAAAAAAACTCTTATCATAATTATATACATATTTCTAGGGCTAGTAATGAGTGTTGGCTACTCATTGATAAAAGAACCACTAAAAAATATTTTACAAGAAATAAGAAATGCCAATTAA
- a CDS encoding glycosyltransferase family 4 protein, translating into MNTIEEKNMELLTSLNASNFPFKFLFIFMVVFLVSFFIIPKIRSISLYLNLTDQPNNRSSHTHVVPSFGGVSFYISYLLVLFFSQSLDDNHVSLTLIVSISILFFTGFLDDLKNLSPKFKLIGQILGVAVLMFQPDFRILSLHGFLGVYELPFLLSISISMLFLLSLINAFNLIDGIDGLTGITGIIVASFYSFMFFKLDFFFYFSICLATIATLLAFLRFNFSKTKKIFMGDTGSLVVGLVLGLLTLKLLSLGNQSYQVLSFNREQLPLFLGAVLFVPLLDMFRVMLLRAIRGVSMFKPDRNHIHHIITDFGFSHRKASFSIGVFNFIIAFTMFLVIRKYTSLQSTLILVSLFVIAILLIFLMNKNKKALQLKLKIKKSMLRLFF; encoded by the coding sequence ATGAATACTATAGAAGAAAAAAATATGGAATTATTAACATCCCTAAACGCAAGTAACTTTCCCTTTAAGTTTCTGTTTATATTTATGGTGGTTTTTTTGGTGTCGTTTTTTATCATTCCAAAAATACGATCCATTTCTTTGTACTTAAACCTTACAGATCAACCGAATAATAGGAGCTCTCACACCCATGTAGTTCCCTCTTTCGGCGGAGTGTCCTTTTACATTAGTTATTTACTGGTATTGTTTTTTTCACAATCTTTAGATGATAATCATGTTTCATTAACCCTTATAGTATCCATTTCTATTCTTTTTTTTACGGGTTTTTTAGACGATCTTAAAAATCTTTCCCCAAAATTTAAGTTGATTGGGCAAATACTTGGTGTGGCAGTATTAATGTTTCAACCAGATTTTAGAATTCTTTCATTGCATGGATTTTTGGGAGTGTATGAATTGCCTTTTTTACTATCAATATCTATAAGTATGTTGTTTTTATTAAGCCTTATAAATGCTTTTAACTTGATAGACGGAATAGATGGTTTAACAGGAATTACCGGTATTATAGTAGCCTCCTTTTATAGTTTTATGTTTTTTAAACTAGACTTTTTTTTCTATTTTTCTATCTGTTTGGCAACGATTGCTACCTTATTAGCTTTTTTAAGGTTTAATTTTTCTAAAACTAAAAAAATTTTTATGGGAGATACCGGAAGCTTGGTTGTTGGGCTGGTTTTAGGCTTACTTACATTAAAGTTATTGTCTCTGGGGAATCAGAGCTATCAAGTACTTTCGTTTAATAGAGAGCAATTGCCTTTGTTTTTAGGAGCAGTCTTATTTGTTCCTTTGCTAGATATGTTTAGAGTGATGCTTTTGCGTGCTATTAGAGGGGTGTCTATGTTTAAGCCCGATAGAAATCACATTCACCATATTATTACTGACTTTGGTTTTTCTCACAGAAAAGCTTCCTTTTCTATTGGTGTTTTTAATTTTATCATTGCTTTTACGATGTTTTTAGTCATACGAAAGTATACCTCCTTGCAATCTACCTTAATTTTAGTCTCTTTATTTGTGATTGCTATTTTATTAATTTTTCTAATGAATAAAAATAAGAAAGCTTTGCAACTAAAGTTAAAAATTAAAAAGTCGATGTTGCGATTATTTTTTTAA
- a CDS encoding UpxY family transcription antiterminator — protein sequence MENKDKYWFVVFTKPKQELKVLERLDALGIVAYTPVKTEVRQWSDRKKKVKVPLLPSMVLVYLSERDTATVFNVAGVVRYLFDNGVRAKVTELEVVALKKYVAATYSGKVEKLHIGASIKTPAFNEDAIIISVKGNKCFAKLKKIGATISFKL from the coding sequence ATGGAAAATAAAGACAAATACTGGTTTGTAGTTTTTACGAAGCCAAAACAAGAGCTAAAGGTATTAGAAAGATTAGATGCTTTAGGAATAGTTGCTTATACGCCTGTGAAGACAGAAGTAAGACAGTGGTCTGATAGAAAGAAGAAGGTAAAAGTACCATTATTACCATCTATGGTATTGGTATATTTAAGTGAGCGAGATACAGCTACTGTTTTTAATGTAGCAGGTGTTGTGCGGTATTTATTTGATAATGGCGTGCGCGCAAAAGTGACAGAGTTAGAAGTAGTAGCATTAAAAAAATATGTGGCAGCTACCTATAGTGGGAAAGTAGAAAAGTTACACATTGGGGCTAGTATAAAAACACCAGCTTTCAACGAAGATGCTATCATCATTTCTGTAAAAGGGAATAAGTGTTTTGCCAAATTAAAAAAAATCGGAGCAACCATCTCTTTTAAGTTATAG
- a CDS encoding adenylyltransferase/cytidyltransferase family protein: MKVGITFSTFDLFHAGHVKMLEEAKRQCNYLIVGLQLDPSLDRPEKNGPSQSIIERYIQLKGSKHIDEIVPYVSEQDLEDILRSFKIDVRIIGDEYKEKNFTGRSYCEEKGIEIYYNSRDHRFSSSGLRKQVKSVEDK, encoded by the coding sequence ATGAAAGTAGGAATCACCTTTTCAACCTTTGATCTTTTTCATGCAGGGCATGTAAAGATGCTGGAAGAAGCAAAGCGTCAGTGCAACTATTTAATTGTAGGCTTGCAGTTAGACCCTTCGTTGGATCGCCCAGAGAAAAATGGGCCTTCACAGTCTATTATAGAACGTTATATTCAACTCAAAGGATCCAAGCATATCGATGAAATTGTGCCCTATGTCTCGGAGCAAGATTTAGAAGATATTTTGCGATCATTTAAGATTGATGTAAGAATCATTGGCGATGAGTATAAGGAAAAAAACTTTACGGGTAGAAGCTACTGTGAAGAAAAGGGAATCGAGATTTATTATAATTCAAGAGATCACAGATTCTCTTCGAGTGGACTTAGAAAACAAGTGAAATCAGTAGAAGATAAATAA
- a CDS encoding UDP-glucose dehydrogenase family protein has translation MNITVIGSGYVGLVSGTCFAEMGNRVTCVDIDPVKIEKLNQGIIPIFEPGLETMVLKNVKNKNLFFTTELNEALQNSEIAFIAVGTPMGDDGSADLQYVLAVAKSIGQSMQKRLIVVDKSTVPIGTADKVKATIQKELDERGSDLQFDVVSNPEFLKEGAAIADFMKPDRVVIGTDSDYATEKMKQLYHPFCMSRDRFISMDIRSAEMTKYAANAMLATKISFMNEIANICEKVGADANQVRIGIGSDQRIGYSFIYPGAGYGGSCFPKDVKALTKIAKENGYTAQLITAVEEVNDAQKLVIAQKIITRFGEDLTGFTFGIWGLAFKPGTDDMREAPAIYVIKELVSRGAKIKAYDPKAIDEAKAHYLKGIQNITYMSSKYDVLKDSDALVLLTEWKEFRSPDFEEIKVQLKNPVIFDGRNQYVSINLDLKGIEYHSIGKKNATC, from the coding sequence ATGAATATCACAGTTATAGGATCAGGATATGTTGGGCTCGTCTCAGGAACTTGTTTTGCAGAGATGGGAAACAGGGTTACTTGCGTAGACATAGATCCGGTCAAGATTGAAAAATTAAATCAAGGGATCATTCCTATTTTTGAACCTGGTTTAGAGACGATGGTTTTAAAAAATGTAAAGAATAAGAACCTGTTTTTTACTACGGAATTAAATGAAGCTTTACAGAATTCTGAAATTGCATTTATAGCGGTTGGAACCCCTATGGGAGATGATGGTTCTGCTGATTTACAATATGTATTGGCTGTAGCGAAATCTATAGGCCAGTCGATGCAAAAAAGATTGATTGTGGTCGATAAGTCTACTGTGCCAATAGGGACTGCAGATAAGGTTAAGGCGACCATTCAAAAAGAGTTAGATGAAAGAGGTTCTGATTTACAGTTTGATGTGGTTTCTAATCCTGAATTTTTAAAAGAGGGAGCTGCTATTGCAGATTTCATGAAGCCAGATCGAGTAGTGATAGGAACTGATTCTGATTATGCTACAGAGAAAATGAAACAGTTATATCATCCTTTCTGTATGTCCAGAGATCGTTTCATTTCCATGGACATTCGTTCTGCTGAAATGACAAAATATGCTGCCAATGCAATGTTGGCTACAAAAATATCTTTTATGAATGAAATTGCCAATATCTGTGAAAAAGTAGGGGCAGATGCCAATCAAGTACGAATTGGAATTGGCTCAGATCAGCGTATAGGATATAGTTTTATATACCCAGGTGCAGGCTATGGTGGTTCTTGTTTTCCAAAAGATGTAAAAGCACTCACAAAAATAGCCAAAGAAAATGGCTATACTGCGCAATTGATCACCGCAGTAGAAGAAGTAAATGATGCCCAGAAATTAGTAATAGCACAAAAAATTATAACTCGTTTTGGAGAAGACCTGACTGGATTTACTTTTGGTATTTGGGGCTTGGCCTTTAAACCAGGAACTGATGACATGCGTGAAGCACCAGCTATTTATGTAATTAAAGAATTGGTAAGTAGAGGAGCTAAAATTAAGGCCTATGATCCGAAGGCGATTGATGAAGCAAAGGCCCATTATTTAAAAGGAATTCAAAATATAACGTATATGTCCTCTAAATATGATGTTTTAAAAGATTCAGATGCACTCGTATTACTTACTGAGTGGAAAGAATTTCGTTCACCTGATTTTGAAGAAATAAAAGTACAATTAAAAAATCCTGTTATTTTTGATGGTCGAAATCAATATGTTTCAATTAACTTAGATTTAAAAGGAATAGAATATCACTCTATAGGTAAGAAAAACGCAACATGCTAG
- a CDS encoding cytidylyltransferase domain-containing protein: protein MLGIIIQARLGSTRLPGKVTLPFYNGKGILELIIDNLSSNFKNTPIIIATTNSQKDDEIFKLANDKNIKCFRGSENNVLDRFIKAAEYFGLTEIIRVCSDNPFLNISSLKFLINNFNNSEYDYVSFKTSNNIPIIKTHYGLWAEGVKLNSIKKIITENKIYLEHVTNYIYEHPNDFKIKLFQIEKENDSIRLTTDTKEDFLLNKEIFSEIVKIDNMDIKDFIKYISNNNIWLKKMREQIKNNLK from the coding sequence ATGCTAGGTATAATTATTCAAGCTAGATTGGGATCAACGAGGTTACCTGGTAAAGTTACATTACCTTTTTATAATGGTAAAGGAATATTAGAGTTAATTATTGATAACTTAAGTTCTAATTTTAAAAACACTCCAATCATTATCGCAACAACCAATAGCCAAAAAGATGATGAAATTTTTAAATTAGCTAATGATAAAAATATAAAATGTTTTCGTGGTAGTGAGAACAATGTTTTAGATAGGTTTATTAAAGCAGCAGAATATTTCGGACTTACTGAAATTATTAGAGTATGTTCAGATAATCCTTTTTTAAATATCAGTAGTTTAAAATTTTTGATTAACAATTTTAACAATTCAGAATATGACTACGTGTCTTTTAAAACTTCTAATAATATACCAATCATAAAAACACATTATGGTTTATGGGCTGAAGGAGTAAAACTCAATTCTATTAAAAAAATTATAACAGAAAATAAGATATATTTAGAGCATGTAACCAACTATATTTATGAACATCCAAATGATTTTAAAATAAAACTTTTTCAAATTGAAAAAGAAAATGATAGTATTAGACTAACTACTGATACAAAAGAAGATTTTTTATTAAATAAAGAAATTTTTTCTGAGATAGTAAAAATTGATAATATGGATATAAAAGATTTTATTAAATATATTTCTAACAATAATATTTGGCTAAAAAAAATGCGAGAACAAATAAAAAATAATTTAAAATAA
- a CDS encoding N-acetylneuraminate synthase family protein has translation MKNKTYVIGEIGQNHNGSVDIAKLLVDVVSRPIHDKLFGQELKIMDAVKLTKRDLKQELSASQMNRPYANNNSFGATYGEHREFLELNDEEHFEVYKYAKEKGLDFIETLCAKGCLSILKLFTPDKLKVASRDLTNLPLLDALAETKIPIIFSTGMGGKKEIDDAIGVISKHHNNISILHCVSEYPTRYENVNLKTISYLQKNYSQYTIGYSDHTIGIATPLAAIAMGAKIIEKHITLDRQMKGTDQIGSLAIDGIYRMMRDIRNLDKSIGNEEIYIEDSVAIAKEKLERSIATNKDIVSGSVITADDIHMLSPGDGFKWTERSKIIGKEVINDISKDEIIYRSNIKDFE, from the coding sequence ATGAAAAATAAAACATATGTAATTGGTGAAATTGGACAAAATCATAATGGTTCTGTAGATATAGCTAAATTGTTAGTAGATGTTGTTTCTAGACCAATACATGATAAACTATTTGGCCAAGAATTAAAAATAATGGATGCTGTTAAGTTAACTAAGAGAGATTTAAAGCAAGAATTATCAGCTTCTCAAATGAATCGTCCGTATGCAAATAATAATTCTTTCGGAGCTACATATGGAGAACATCGAGAATTTTTAGAATTGAATGATGAAGAGCATTTTGAAGTTTATAAATATGCAAAAGAAAAAGGACTTGATTTTATAGAAACTTTATGTGCTAAGGGATGTTTAAGTATATTAAAATTATTTACTCCAGACAAACTTAAAGTGGCTTCTAGAGATTTAACAAATTTGCCGTTGCTAGATGCATTAGCTGAAACAAAAATTCCTATTATTTTTTCTACCGGTATGGGAGGTAAAAAAGAAATTGATGATGCTATAGGTGTAATTTCAAAACATCATAATAATATTTCTATATTACATTGTGTTTCTGAATATCCTACTAGATATGAAAATGTAAATTTAAAAACAATTTCATACCTCCAAAAAAATTATTCACAATACACAATAGGTTATTCAGATCATACTATTGGTATAGCTACTCCTTTAGCAGCAATAGCTATGGGAGCTAAAATAATAGAAAAACATATTACATTAGATAGACAAATGAAAGGTACCGACCAAATAGGTTCTTTAGCTATTGATGGTATTTACAGAATGATGCGTGATATACGTAATCTGGATAAATCAATTGGTAACGAAGAAATTTATATTGAAGATTCGGTTGCTATTGCAAAAGAGAAATTAGAAAGATCTATAGCTACAAATAAGGATATTGTATCAGGTAGCGTCATAACTGCTGATGATATTCACATGTTGAGTCCAGGAGATGGTTTTAAATGGACTGAAAGAAGTAAAATAATAGGAAAGGAAGTTATTAATGATATTTCTAAAGACGAAATTATTTACCGTTCTAACATAAAAGATTTTGAATAA
- a CDS encoding KdsC family phosphatase, whose amino-acid sequence MNKLPKLVITDIDGVWTDGGMFYDNHQGEWKKFNTADSVGVLYLKLLNIPIAIITGEDTQIVKRRAEKLKIEYTYLGVSDKVKLAKDLIENLNISFEDVAFIGDEINDLELLKLVGISAAPKNAASIVKKSVKINLETNGGDGAFRDFVVQMLSKYGINEIDIYNKYLENKKLTQ is encoded by the coding sequence TTGAATAAACTACCAAAACTTGTAATTACAGATATTGATGGTGTTTGGACAGATGGAGGAATGTTTTATGATAACCATCAAGGTGAATGGAAAAAGTTTAATACCGCAGATAGTGTGGGAGTATTGTATTTAAAATTATTAAATATTCCTATTGCAATTATAACAGGGGAAGATACTCAGATTGTTAAACGAAGAGCTGAAAAGCTAAAAATAGAATATACCTATTTGGGAGTGTCAGATAAAGTAAAATTAGCAAAAGATTTAATAGAAAATTTAAATATTAGTTTCGAAGATGTTGCCTTTATAGGGGACGAAATTAATGATTTAGAATTATTAAAATTAGTTGGTATTAGTGCTGCTCCAAAAAATGCTGCAAGTATTGTGAAAAAATCAGTGAAAATTAATTTAGAAACAAATGGTGGTGATGGTGCATTTAGAGATTTTGTTGTTCAAATGTTATCCAAGTATGGAATAAATGAAATAGATATTTACAATAAATATTTGGAAAACAAAAAACTAACTCAATAA
- a CDS encoding lipopolysaccharide biosynthesis protein produces MNKINIFKGGFKKDLSIYFVGNLVNASIPFLLLPILTRILSQEEYGEVTMFLLLVSLLNGFLGFNTHSYLLRKYYDLDSEKNKKDANNSSILILILSFISVTIIIFFFGPELSNIFGLNNMQLYLAALASAFIFLINFRLVHWQVRRKVFKYTFLQFFLAISNLLITSIFLYFFFNGSQTRIDAYVLSAILTGLIAFILILKDNLLTFEIPSKDIFFDALKFGVPLIFHVTGSFLLISADRLVIKEVLSLSDVGVYMVAIQVSLVLNITFSAINKAYIPWLFELLPKKNNQINLKIVRLTLIYFGILIVIVFLGFFLAPIILKFIVGSCFKAAASLVGYIVLGQCFFGAYLMVTNYIFYVKKTHYLALITISCGIFNLLILYFMTTNYGLLGTAYSFIISMMIRFVATAIVSNRLYPMPWKNGILSLITRN; encoded by the coding sequence GTGAATAAAATCAACATATTTAAAGGAGGCTTTAAAAAAGATTTATCAATTTATTTTGTAGGAAATCTTGTGAATGCCTCTATTCCATTTCTTCTTCTTCCAATATTAACACGTATACTTTCACAAGAGGAATATGGAGAAGTTACTATGTTTTTATTATTAGTTAGTTTATTAAATGGTTTTCTAGGTTTTAACACCCACTCATACTTGTTAAGGAAATACTATGATTTAGATTCAGAAAAAAATAAAAAAGATGCAAATAATTCATCTATATTAATATTAATACTATCATTTATATCTGTTACTATAATCATATTTTTTTTTGGTCCTGAACTATCTAATATTTTTGGGCTGAATAATATGCAATTATATTTAGCTGCTTTGGCTAGCGCTTTTATTTTTCTAATAAACTTTAGATTAGTTCATTGGCAAGTTAGAAGAAAAGTTTTTAAATATACTTTTCTCCAATTCTTTCTTGCAATATCTAATCTTTTAATTACATCAATATTTTTATATTTTTTCTTTAATGGTTCTCAAACTAGAATAGATGCATATGTTTTAAGTGCAATTTTAACTGGTTTAATCGCATTTATATTGATTTTAAAGGATAATCTTTTGACATTTGAGATTCCTTCCAAGGATATTTTTTTTGATGCTTTAAAATTTGGAGTACCTTTAATATTTCATGTAACAGGTTCTTTTTTATTAATATCAGCTGATAGATTAGTGATAAAAGAGGTTTTATCTCTTTCTGATGTAGGTGTTTACATGGTGGCAATTCAGGTATCTTTAGTGTTAAATATTACTTTTTCAGCAATAAATAAAGCTTATATTCCCTGGTTATTTGAGCTTTTACCAAAGAAAAACAATCAGATTAATTTAAAAATTGTTAGATTGACTTTAATATATTTCGGTATCCTAATAGTAATTGTTTTTTTAGGTTTTTTTTTAGCTCCAATAATTTTAAAATTTATAGTTGGAAGCTGTTTTAAAGCTGCTGCAAGTCTAGTTGGTTATATTGTGCTTGGACAGTGTTTTTTTGGTGCTTATTTGATGGTAACAAATTATATATTTTATGTTAAAAAAACACATTATTTGGCATTAATTACGATTTCTTGCGGCATATTCAACTTGTTAATACTTTATTTTATGACAACTAATTATGGGTTACTAGGGACAGCTTATTCATTTATTATTTCCATGATGATCAGATTTGTAGCCACGGCTATAGTTAGTAATAGATTGTACCCTATGCCATGGAAGAATGGAATATTATCTTTAATTACAAGAAACTAA